A stretch of DNA from Posidoniimonas polymericola:
AGGCCCAGTGGTCCTGGTACGGGGCGCCCGCGTCGATCCAGCGGGCGAGCGTCGCCTGCTCTTCGGGGGTAAGGCTCTTGCCGCTGTCCACCGGGGGCATCCGCAGGGCGGCGTCGCTCGTGTTAATCCGGGCGACAAGCTCGCTCGCCGCGGCGTCGCCCGGCGTGATGGCATGGACGCCCTGACGTAGCTGCTCGATCGCCGCGTCACGCACATCGAGCCGCAGGTCAGCGGCACGGTTCGCCTCGTCGGGGCCGTGACACGCGAAACACTTGTCCGCCAGGATCGGCCGGACGTCGCGGCTGTACTGGAGCTGGCCAAGGGACGCGGCTTCGGCGAACGCCCCCCACAGGAGTACGGCGGCAATCGCGTGCGGCTTCATACCAGTCACCAATCGGCTGCCTTGAGGATAGCGAGGAGAGCGCGGCGGGGACGCTAGCTCACATCTTAGCCGGCCCACCGTGCATGGTCCAACTGGCGATGACGGCAATCTACGGCAGCGACCCGATGCTGGCAGCACGGCAGCCACCCCCGCGATACCCGCCTAGCCTCGTTCGAGCGTTCTCCCTACAGTTCCCGCAGACCCCCTCACCCCGCAGCTCTGCCCCGACTGGTACGATGCGCTCGTTTTTTCTTGCCCTCTGCAGCTGGAGCCTGATCTCTCCGACGGCACTTGCCGCCGGCGTGCTGGTGCTCTCGCCGGTCGAATTGCAACCGGGCCTGCAGCGGTGGATCGAGTTCCGCACGGGACAGGGCTGGGAGGTCACGACCGCTGCCCCGCTTAACTCAGCGGAAGCTATGGCGGGGCAGATTGCCGCAGCGGCCAAGCAGAGCGAGAGCCTAGCGTGCGTCGTTCTGATCGGCGACGCGGCGGCCCCCCACACCCGACTAGCGGCTGCTTCGCCCACCGCATACCGCCCATCGGTCGTCAGCGGTGTCTACAGCGGCGAGGCCCACATCGCCACCGACAACCCGTTTGCCGATCTCGACGGCGACGACGCCCCCGAGCTCGCGATCGGCAGGATACCCTGCTCATCGCCGGCAGAACTGGCCGGGTACCTGGACCGCGTGATCGCCTTCGAGTCGGCCTTAGAGCCGCGGCCGACCAACCTCAACATCGTGGCGTCTCCGGGGCGGTTCTCGCCACTGATCGATTCCATGATTGAATTCACAGCTGAGCAGGCGCTGCGGCAACTCACCCCGACCGGGAGCGAACTCAAGGCGATCTACAATTCGCCTGCGAGCCCCCACTTCCCCAAGACGCCGTTCCGCAACGCGTTGCTGGCTGGCCTCCGCGAGCCGGCGCTCGCCTGGGTCTACCTGGGCCACGGTTCGACCTGCGGCCTGGACCGCGTCGAACCTCGGGCTCACGCCCACCGGATCCTGCACTGCGTGGACCTGCCCCGTACCGACGCTCCGACGCCGGGCCCCGTCTTTGCCGCGATGCTGGCCTGTGAGACCGGCCGCATTGACGCCCCCGCCGAGTGCCTGGCGGAGTCGATGCTGCTGTGCCCACGGGGTCCGCTGGCGGTGCTCGCCAGTTCGCGTGTGTGCATGCCGTACGGCAACAGCGTGCTCGGCATCGAGCTGTTGAACTGCCTGTTCGAGCCGGGCAAATCCGAGTCGCTGGGCGAGTGCGTCCGGGAGGGCAAGCGGCGGGCACTTCGGGACGACTCGAAACTGCCGCTCCGCAAATCGGTCCGGCAGATCGGACTTGGGCTCTCGCCCAACGCCGACGCCCTCGACCAAGAAGTCGTCGAGCACGTGCAGATGTACAACCTGTTGGGCGACCCACTGCTGCGGGTCAAGCAGGTCGCCCCCCTGCAGACGCACTCGGCCGACTAGCCACCGGCGGCGCGTCCACCGACGCGGCAGAGTCGCCGGCGCAACGAAAAAACCCCGACCCAGTGTTTCCACGGGGCCGGGGCTGAAAGCTAACCTAGTTTACTGCAACGAGTCGCAGCTCCACCTCAGACGAGCCGGCGGCGGCCAAGGGCCAGCAGCAGGCCGAATGCGGCGACCGAGATGGTCGACGGTTCGGGCGTCATCTGTCCCGTGATCGAGATCACGCCGTCGCGAGCCATGCCGAAGGTGTTGGTAAAGGCCGTGTCTGTCGCGGTGTAGGAGAAGCTGACTTCGTCCTGGAACGACATGCCCGGCAGAGACTGACCGATCACCGAGCCGGTGCCGACCACGCTGAAGATCTCGAAACCTGGCCCCGGAACGATCCGGGTGGCGCTGAGCGTGTCGAACGAGATACGCAGGTACGCATCCCCGGCTGCTCCGTCGCCAGTGCCAACCCACCAGACGAACTCGTTGGTGCCGCTGAGGGTCAGGTTGGTGGTCCCAACCGGGAGGCTGGCCGGTGCGCTCTCGATGAGCAGGTCGGCGTAGATCCCGTCCGGAGGGGTCATCCAGGAACCGAGTAGCGGGCCGCCGGCCACCTTAAAGCTGGCCAGGTCGGCGTCGTCGGCCTTGCCGGTGTCCATCTCCCCACTGGGGTTAAGGACGTCCGCGGCGTCGTCGACGATTTTGCCTTCGCTGCCTTTGTACTCGAGGTCAACACCAGCGATGTTGACGTTGAGCAACGCGGCGGAAGCCTGTCCCGACACAATCGCCAGGACGGTAAGAGCTGCTGCCGCAGGCAGGAAGCTAAAGGTTCGTTTCATAATTCTTATCCTTTCAGGGTCGCCCGGCTCGGCGGCTTTCAAGCGGCCAAACGGACCAACGTTGTCAATCAAGTAAGCTTCTTCACCAACGTGGCCCGCTGGCGGGCCTTCGACTCTCGCGGAGAGGTTCCCCGGCTTATTCACCACGACACCCGCTTGTTGCGTCGTTGGTGGATGCCGTTAGAAGAGTTGGCCTTCCGAGAGCCCCGCGAACGACTACGGTCGACATTCGTCGACTTGGCGTTCGATCGCGTGGGTCGTTCCACGCCGCCCTTGCGGTCGCGGAACTCGTCGAATGCTTCTGAGCCAGCTGACGCCATGGCTTAGACCCTCGTATCACCTAAGTTGCTTTACATTCCTCGGAGCAGTCCCTTGCTCACCGGGTCGCGAACCAAACGCGAGGAAACCCGGCGGAGTGTTGAATCAAGTTGTCGGAATCGGATGCATTGGCTCCCCCGGGTACCTAACTCTTACTTCGCCGCCATGAGCGTCACGGTCGTCCTGCGGGATCAGACCGAAGCCCCCAGCGTGTCTTGTTTTGATTTACGCTCGTGCAGACGCCGCGCTTCCGCGCAGGCGGTTGACAGGCTGTCCCAGTCCGCCACGCCCGGCACGTAGAGCCAGGCGCCGTTCTGCCGGGCCCACAATTCGGTCTCAGGGTCGGCCCGCCGGTCGTAGGCGATGACCAACCCGCCCGACGCACCGTTCAAGATCCGGAACAGGTCGGACAAGAGTTGCCGATGTAGGGTCGGGGCGATGTCAACAATCGCGAGCCCGAAGCAGTGCAGGAACGCCCGGCGGAGCGAGTCGCGGGGATCGTCGCTGGACGCGCAATCCCAACCCGCTCCGCTAGCTGCCCGTTGCATGCCTTCGATGAAGGCATCCTCCCTGCTAACAAGCAGACACTTCCCTGCGAAACCCGCGGTCCGCCGTCGTGCGTTGCGACGCCCCTCCGCGGACGTCCGCTTCGCGTCGTGCGCTGTTTGCAAAGGACTCATTTGGAAATACCTCGTACGTAAACAAGAATTCGCCAGCTGAAGCACTCGGCAGACGGCCCCGGGGGGGACGGTGGGGCGTGTTGAGCCCCCTTTGCCCCGAGCGCTGCGCCCCCTTTGGCGGCAGCGCTGGCAGTCTTCAGCCGGCCACTCCATCCGGCTGGATCACCACGCCACCTTCCGACGGCGGCGACGGTGGATGCCGTTGATAGACTGTGGCGCCTTGCCCCGGGTGCGGCCGCGTTGTGGACGCTGCGTCTTCGACCCGTTCGGACGCCGACGGCTGCCCGCTTCGAATCCCTCGCCGTACTCAAAACCGCCCTGCTCGTACAGTTGCTCGTTGCTCATTGCCTCGCTCCTTTGGTTGAGAGACACCTACCGATGAAGCGCACCGCATCCGCGGTCGCGCCAAGATTCATACTGCGGCTGCACGAAGCACAGCCGTGGCTGGGGTCCCTTTAAAGCGAGAGGCGTGCCAGAAGTGGCGCCGCCCCGCAGGGAGCGGCCGCAAGCACCAATGGTTAAACAAGTTGCGACCTGGAGAATTCCAGTAAGCCTCAGCGGAGTCCCGATGGACGCCTCCCCAAAGCAGTGATGCGGCCGGCCGAAAAGATTCCGCAAGTGCTTTAAATTAAACGAGTTACGGCGACTTTCACAATACGTGTGAGCCCTCATCACAATGGTGAAGCAGCGTCGGGTAACGTCGCCAAGTAGGAACCAGCGGCAGAACGACGGCTCACCAAACGAAAACAGGGCCGAACGCACGGAGCGTCCGGCCCTGGGGGGCGTATTTAATTGTCGCGGCTGGCGTCCTAGGCGACGCTGGTCCGCACGCGTTCGAGCAGAGCCTTAGTCTGGCGGATTCCTTCGTACTCGTCCCCGTCGCCTTCCCACTCGATGCCGACGTAGCCGTGGTAGCCGGCGTCCAAGACGATCTGCATCATGCGGAAGTAGTCGATATCGACCTCGTTGCCCTCGTCGTCGAACCGCTTGGTCTTCGCCGAAACCGCTTTGGCGTAGGGCATCAGCTGCTTGACGCCCAAGTAGCGGTCGTAGGTCTCGCCGCCGCCAATGTTGAAATTGCCAAAATCGGGCAGCGTGCCGACGTTCGGTCGCCCAACCCGCTTCATGACGCCCGCGAGCCACTTGCCGTTGGACGACAGCCCGCCGTGGTTCTCGACCAGGACGTTCATTCCCCGCTCATCGGCAAACTCGCCCAGCCGGCTCAGGCCGTCGGCGGCCAGCTTCTGCTGCTCCTCGAACGAGCCCGAAGAGGCCGCATTCACGCGAATCGCGTGGCAGCCGAGGAATTTGGCCGCTTCGACCCAGCGGTAG
This window harbors:
- a CDS encoding C25 family cysteine peptidase, which encodes MRSFFLALCSWSLISPTALAAGVLVLSPVELQPGLQRWIEFRTGQGWEVTTAAPLNSAEAMAGQIAAAAKQSESLACVVLIGDAAAPHTRLAAASPTAYRPSVVSGVYSGEAHIATDNPFADLDGDDAPELAIGRIPCSSPAELAGYLDRVIAFESALEPRPTNLNIVASPGRFSPLIDSMIEFTAEQALRQLTPTGSELKAIYNSPASPHFPKTPFRNALLAGLREPALAWVYLGHGSTCGLDRVEPRAHAHRILHCVDLPRTDAPTPGPVFAAMLACETGRIDAPAECLAESMLLCPRGPLAVLASSRVCMPYGNSVLGIELLNCLFEPGKSESLGECVREGKRRALRDDSKLPLRKSVRQIGLGLSPNADALDQEVVEHVQMYNLLGDPLLRVKQVAPLQTHSAD
- a CDS encoding sugar phosphate isomerase/epimerase family protein, whose product is MSMMNLDRRGFLATAVAGYGAATCLSASGAEAAEPAFRISIAEWSLHKTLFGGKMENLDFPVVAKQEFGIEAVEYVNQFFKDKAEDHDYLTELKTRCDDHGVRSVLIMCDGEGNLGDPSDEKRTQAVENHYRWVEAAKFLGCHAIRVNAASSGSFEEQQKLAADGLSRLGEFADERGMNVLVENHGGLSSNGKWLAGVMKRVGRPNVGTLPDFGNFNIGGGETYDRYLGVKQLMPYAKAVSAKTKRFDDEGNEVDIDYFRMMQIVLDAGYHGYVGIEWEGDGDEYEGIRQTKALLERVRTSVA